The Rhizobium leguminosarum region AGAGTAAGGCTTCTCATAGCGGGAGCCGTCACCATTGGCGCGATCGGTATCGGTTCCGCGCAGGCGCAGCAGAAGTTCGATCTCAGTCCCGAGCAGCCGAACCGGCTGCGGGTGGAAAAGAACGAGAAGCGCATTGACGAAGTCAAGGGCTTCAAGTTCGTCGAAAACGGCATCTTTACCGTTGGCATCAGCTCGAGCGGCAATCTGCCGCTGCATGATTATGCCTCCGATTCCAAGACGGTCATCGGCTATGACGTCGATCTAGCGCAGGCCATCGCCGACAGCCTTGGGCTGAAGCTGGAACTCGTTTCCGTTGCCTGGGCGGACTGGCCGCTGGGACTGACGTCAGGCAAGTTCGACGCGGTGATCTCGAACGTGACCGTCACGGAAGAGCGCAAGCAGAAATTCGACTTTTCGACCTACCGCAAGGACGAGCTTGGCTTCTACGTCAAGGCCGACAGCCCGATTACAGCACTCAAGCAGCCGAAGGATGTTGCCGGCCTGAAGGTCATCACCGATGCCGGCACCAACCAGGAGAAGATCCTGCTGGAATGGGATCGCCAGAACGTCGCGGCCGGCCTGAAGCCGATCGAGGTGCAATATTATGACGACGACGCGGTCAAGGATCTCGCCGTCCAGTCCGGCAGAGCCGACGCGGTCTTCAGCGTCAACGCGACGCAGGCCTACGCGGCAGGCATCAATGGCAAGACCAAGCTCGTCGGCACCGTCAGCGGCGGTTGGCCGATCACCGCCGAGATTGCGGTCACCACGCGCAAAGGCAGCGGTCTGGCAGCTCCCTTGACCGATGTTGTCAATGACCTGATCGCCAGTGGAGCCTACAAGAAGATCCTCGATAGTTGGAATCTTGGCCCCGAGGCGATCGACCAAGCAAAGACCAATCCTCCCGGCCTGCCGAAGAGCGGTACCTGACATTGTCCGACGGACCGGCGTTTAAAGGCCGGTCCGTCGCTGCTTCTCAATGCAAATGGAGACATATCGAACGTGACGATTTTTTCGACAATCCGCGCCTTGCTGCTTGCGGCGCTGACGTCTGCCTTGGTCGGCTTCGGCGTCGCCCATTCGGCCGACGATTTCGACCTGAGCCCTCAACAGCCGGACAGGCTTCATGCCGCCAGGAACGAGGCGGCGATCGACGCGATCCCTAGGGAATTCAAGTTCGTCACGCCAGGCAAGTTCACCATCGCCGTCAGCCCCGGCGGTCCTCCGCTTGCCACCTATGCCACCGACGCCAAGACCGTGGTCGGGTCGGATCCCGACTATGCCTATGCCATCGCCGACAGTCTCGGCCTGACGCTGGAAATCGTGCCGGTCGCCTGGATCGACTGGCCGCTCGGCCTCACCTCGGGCAAGTATGATGCCGTCATCTCCAATGTCGGCGTCACCGAGCAGCGCAAGGAAAAATTCGATTTCTCCACCTACCGCCAGGGCCTGCACGGCTTCTTCGTGAAATCCGACAGTCCGGTCATCTCAATCAAGGAACCCAGGGATGCGGCGGGCCTCAGGATCATCGTTGGCGCCGGCACCAACCAGGAGCGCATCCTCTTGAAATGGAGCGACGAGGATGTCGCCGCGGGACTGAAGCCGATCGAACTGCAATATTACGACGACGAGGCGGCAAGCCTTCTCGCGCTGCGTTCCGGCCGGGCCGATGTCATCGTCCAGCCGCATGCCCAGCTCGTCTTCATCGCCGCGCGCGACAAGAACATCAAGCGCGTCGGCACGCTCAGCGCCGGCTGGCCTGATCGCTCCGACGTTGCGATCACCACCCGCAAGGGAAGTGGGCTCGCCGATGCACTGACCATCGCCACCAACGGCCTGATCAAGGATGGCACCTACGCCAAAATCCTCGAGCACTGGCATCTCTCCGAGGAAGCCCTGCCGGGATCAGAGACCAACCCGCCCGGCCTTTCAAAATATTGATATCGGATGGCACCTGTGGAAGGGACGACATGAGCCGCGGCAATATATCCATCAGCCATATAGGCTTCCTCACCCCCGGCAACTATACCGCCGACGATCCGTTGTCGGGATTGGAGCAGACGCTCCAGCAACTGCAATATGGCGAGGAGCTTTGCTTCGACAGTGCCTGGGTCCGCCAGCGGCATCTTGAGCCGGGCATCTCTTCCGCCAGTGCCTTCCTGGCGGCGGCGACGCAGCGAACCAGCCGGATCGAACTCGGAACCGCGGTCATTCCGATCGGCTATGAAAGCCCCTACCGGCTGGCCGAAGACCTCGCAACGGTCGATGTCCTCTCACGCGGACGGCTGAATATCGGTGTCAGCGCCGGCCGGCCGCTGCATGCCGAATTGATTGCCCCGCTGACCTTCGATGGCGACTGGACGCGCTATGATTTCTCGCACGACCGCGTGCTGCGCTTTGCCGACAATCTGCGCGGCGAATATCTCGGCGACGAGCAGACCTTCATCAAGACGCCTTTCGGGCAGCAGCGGCCGCGCCTGCAGCCCTATGCCAAGGGCCTGATCGACCGGATCTGGTATGGCGGCGGATCGCAACGCTCGGCCGAATGGGCCGGCCGCAACGGCTTCAACCTGTTGACCGGCAACTTGATAACGGGTGAGGGGACGGACGATTTCTTCGTCGCTCAATCCAGATTGATCAAAACCCATCGCGCCGCCGGAACCGCGCGTCGCGTCGCGCTCGGCCGCGTCATCGTGCCTTTCGACAATGCCGACGCGGCCACGCGCCGCCGCTACCGCGATTATGCCGAGGGCCGCCATGAACGGACGCTTTCGCCCCAGGGCGAACGGCGGACTTTGTTCGCCCGCGATATCGTCGGCACGTCGGAGGAAATATTGGAACAGCTTTTCGCCGATCCGATCCTGCCTGATGTCAGCGAGCTGCGGCTGGAGCTTCCTTACGAGTTCGAGCACGAGGAATATCGCCAGATCCTCCACGACTTCGTGACGACAATCGCACCGGAACTCGGATGGAAAGCGCAGCCGGAAATTCGGGTCGCTTCCTGAAGGCCATCGAGCCGATGCCCAATTCGACGTCAGAACGATCATCTACGAGGAACGCCATCAGTGACTAGAACGATACAATACTTCTTTTCGATCGGATCGCCCTGGTCCCACATCGGCTTCGACGCCTTCACCGAACTTGCCGCAGAGAATGACGTCGTCATCACGCCCTATCTGACGACGGTGGTCGAGGAAAATGGTGGCATCTTCTCACGCAACCGTCCGGAGATCCGGCGCGCCTACTGGACGCGGGACCTCAAACGCTGGGCACGCGTGCGCGGGAGGGATTTGCGGCTCGAACATCGCCCGGAGCTCAGCGATCCGACGCCGGCCTCCCTCTTCGTGATTGCCGCCTATCTCGACGGGCAGGATTGGATCGGCGTTACCAAGGCCTTGCAGCATGCCTTCTGGAGTGAGGCGAGGGATATCGGCAAGCCCGATGTGCGCGAGGCGATCGTTGCCGCTGCGGGTTTCGATGGCGCAGCGCTTCTCCGGCGGCAAGCCGACGACGATGTCCAGAACAAGTGGTCGGCAGACCGAGCGCATGCGCGCGACAGCGGCGTCTTCGGCTTTCCCACCTATGTCTATGACGGCGAGATTTACTGGGGGCAGGACAATCTGCCTTTCCTCGAGCGTCATCTTCGCGGCGACAGGCCTTAGGCTTGGATCATCAAGGCGAATGTTTTTTCAACCGAACGCCGAAGGAGAGACGCCCATTCCTTTAATCCAGTAATTTTATAGACAATATTTGAAGCAACCATAGAGAGGAAAAACCATGTCAGGTTTCAAACTCGTCGGCATCGCCGGCAGCTTCAACCGTCCATCGAAGACACTGGCGCTTGTCCGGCATATCGCCGACCGTGCGAGCCTCCGATACGGCTTTACGAGCAAGACCTATGATCTGCACGATCTTGGTCCGTCGCTGGGCCGCGCCTTGTGGCGCAAGGACCTCGACGAGCAGGCCAGGCGTGTCGTCGACGAGATCGTCAAGGCCGATGCTTTGATCATCGGCTCGCCGACCTACAAGGGCTCCTATCCCGGTCTGTTCAAACACCTGATCGATCTGATCGACCCGCAGGAGCTTCGGGGCAAGCCGGTCATCATCACAGCGACGGGCGGTGGCGACCGGCATGCGTTGATGGTCGAGCATCAGCTTCGGCCGCTGTTCGGCTTTTTCATGTCCCATACGCTTCCGGCGGCCGTTTATGCGTCCGATCGCGATTTCGCGGATTACGCGGTCTCATCAGAAGCGCTTTCGAGCCGCATCAGCGAAGTGATCGGCGAATTGGCAGCCTTCTTTCCTGAAGCAAGACCGGTAATAGCGGCCGCCAAATAGGGACCGTCGCCATGGTTCGATCTCAGGAGGCCACGATGAACGATGCGGAAAGACCGGGGTCAAGCGAGCAAATCTGGAGCGTCTTCGAATTTGCTCGGCGATATCGCCTCGCCAAACGCGAAGAGAACCGCCTGCTGATGCTCTATGGACCGACGGCATCGCTTCGCGATCTCCTTGCCAATGCCCGACGTCATTCGCTGATTTCCTAATTACAGCTCCCTGACAGGAGGTTCGCATGAAGCTTGATTTCTATTTCCGGCTGAGGCGCGCGATCGGCCGCCTCCTCGAGCCTAAGGCGCGGGAGCCCGCAAACGCATCCTTCTTGCGGGAGAACCAACTGTTCTCCCGGGACGAAGAGCGGGACCGGTCGGCACGCGAATACGAGCTCCATTATTGGGGCGGGATGCCCGGACTTTGGTATTGAGGGGGGTGGGATGGCGATCGTCGTTGAGACCGGCTTCCGTCGGCACAGTACGAGAAGAGCAGCGGGCAGCGTCATGTCGCAATTCAGGCATGCGGCCGGGATCTGCACGATCGTCAGTTCCTTCACCTTCCTATTCGCCCTGGTGATCGGGTTGATCCGATGAGCCAAGTCATTATTCTTCCGGGGCTTTTCGGCTCGGGTGAAGGGCATTGGCAACAGCATTGGCTGCAGGATCAGCCAGGCAGCCTCTATGTCGTCCAGGAAGACTGGGATCATCCGAACCTCGACAACTGGTTGCCGCGATTGGAAAGTGCGCTTGAAGAGGCGGGTGAGGCCTATCTGGTTGCCCATAGCCTTGGATGCCTGCTCGCCGCAAGGCTGGCCGGACGAAGCGCTGCCCGGCGCGTGAAAGGGGCATTGCTCGTTGCGCCATGCGATCTGTCGGTCACGGAAATTCTGCACCCGGGGCATATCGCCTTCGGTGGCATGCCGACGGCGCCTCTGCCGTTTCCGAGCATCGTCGTCGGCAGCATGAACGACGCCTACATGACGGTCGATAGGTTGGCCTTGTTTGGCCGGCTGTGGAAGGCGGAGACCAGGAATATCGGCCTTGCCGGGCACATCAATATTGCCAGTGGTTTTGGCCGCTGGCGAACCGGCTACCGGCTGCTGGAAACCTTGAAGACGCGTGCCGGCGATCGAAGTCGCAACGTTTTCGCGCGGCCGGCCTTTGCGATGTGAATGGAAGCGGAATGTCCGACATTGTCGACGATCTCCTGCGCCTCAGCGAAGATCCGAATGCCGACCCGAGAAGCCGGCGCCGGCAAACCATGGAGCGATTGGTGCAGACGCTGCTCGCCATGGCCGACGCCGAAATCGGGCCGGAAGAGGCGCAACATCGCCATTCGATCATCCATCTGACGACGATCATCCGCGACATGATCCGCAGCCTGCAGCGGCGCCGGGCCGACGCGGCCAGATTTACGGTGCATTGAAACGTGAGCGATATCACAGAGCATAGGCAGGTGATGATGCGGCTAAACGAGGTTCGGATGCTCGGTACGACACGCATGGCTCTCACGGACGAACTGGTTTCGCTCAGCCTTCGCGCTGAACTCGATCCCGGCCCCGAGCCGCAGCGGACACCGCTTACCGAGGCGGAGCTGGAGATATTCGCGAGGAGGCTCCTGCATGAATCGGACGGCGCGCCGCTTTGGGTTTTCGCCTATGGATCATTGATATGGAAGCCGGACTTCGATGCCGTCGAATGGCAGCGGGGCGCAGCAAGAGGCTGGCATCGGTCCTTCTGCCTGAAGATGACCCGCTGGCGGGGAACGCGAACCCAGCCTGGCCTCATGATGGCTCTTGATCGCGGCGGACGGTGCAACGGCATCCTCTTCAGGCTTGCCGATGATGATCGCCTTGGCCAGATTCGGCGGTTGATCCGCCGCGAGGTCGGCACGATCGAAGATGCGGCGACGGTTCGCTGGATTCCTGTCGAGACCGCACACGGCTTCGTGCGCGCGCTGGTCTTCTGGGCCGGCCCCAAGGGAGAGCGCGTTTCCCGCAAATTGCCGTTGGAGGCTGTGGCGCGCGTGCTTGCCAGAGCCTGCGGACATATGGGCTCCTGCGCGGAATATCTCTATCTGACGGTGAAGCATCTGGAAGAACGCGGCATCCGCGATCGCAATTTGTGGCGGCTTCAGGAACTCGTCGCGGACGAGCTCCTGTCCATACATGGCCTGAACGGGTTGACGGAAAGCCCTTAAGCCGCTCCCCTTCAGAGCTTGCCTTTCCAGGGCACGAGGAACGCCTCCAGAAAACGGATCGCGGCCGAGAAGGTGAAGGCGCAGATCGCAATGATGCCGATGCCGACGAAGACGACGTCGGTCGCCAGGAACTGCGACGCCGACATGATCATGAAACCGATTCCGCGCGTCGAGGCGATCAGTTCGGCCGCAACCAGCGTGCCCCAGCCGACGCCAAGCGCAATGCGGATGCCGGTGAGGATCTCCGGCAGGGCGGACGGCAGGACGATATCGATAAAGAGCTGCAGCCGGCTCGCGCCCAGCGAACGGGCGGCATTGACGCGCTCGATCGGCAGCGCACGAACGCCGGCCTGGGCCGAAAGGCAGATCGGTGCGAACATTGCCAGCACCAGCAGCGTGATCTTCGACGTCTCGCCGATGCCGAGCCAGATGATCATCAGCGGCAGGTAGGAGAGCGGCGGAAGCGGCCAATAGAACTCGATCGGCGCGTCCAGCACCCCTTTCGCCCAGCGGTTCAGGCCCATCAGCAATCCAAGCGGAATGCCCGCGGAGACGGCAATGAAGGCTGCGACCACGATGCGGAACAGGCTCGCAAAAACATGCTCGGACAGCGACGCTCCGGCGTAACCGTCGCGATAGATGGCGCCGATCTGTGTCAGCACCTCATCCGGACGCGGCAGGAACAGATGCGGAACGACACCGAGCGCGGATACAAACCACCACAGCAGCAATATCGCCAAGGCGGTGGCAATGCTGATCACCACTGTCGATTTCTCGCCGGCGCCGAAGCTCGCCATTTTCACCAGCTTGACCTTGCGGTCCTCTCTCTGCACCGCAACTGGCGATGTTTGGACTATATCGCTCATGCGGCGCTCCTCAAATCTTCGCTGCTGTGGAGAATGGCGCGGATTTCCTCGCGCAGCTCGGCAAATTGCGGCGACGCCTTGATAGATCTTGCGTCCCCGGTTTCGGCGAAGCGGCGGATGAAATCGAGATCGAAGCGCGCCACGACGCGCCCTGGCCGGGGCGACATGACCAGGACCTGCGTGCCCAGGAACAACGCCTCTTCGATCGAATGGGTGATGAAGAAAACCTTCTTTGCCGTCTTGTTCCAGATGGACACCAGAAGTTCCTGCATCTGCTCGCGGGTGAGGCTGTCAAGCGCCCCGAACGGCTCGTCCATCAGCAGGATGTCGGGATTTGTTGCGAGCGCGCGGGCGATGCCGACCCGCTGGCGCATGCCGCCCGACAGTTCGTAGGGAAAGGCATTGGCGAATTCGTCGAGGCCGACGAGCCGCAGCAGTTCGAGGGTGCGCGTTTGCCGCTCCTTCCGGTTTACTCCGGCGAATTTCAGGCCGAGGGCGACATTGTCGGCCACCGATTTCCAGGGCAGCAGCGCATCTTTCTGAAAGACGACACCGCGATCGGCGCCCGGCCGTTCGACCGCGCGGCCATCGAGCGTGATCCTGCCATCGGACAACGGAAGAAAACCGGCAATCGCGTTGAGAAGGGTTGATTTTCCGCATCCCGAGGCGCCGAGCGCGACGACGGTCCGCCCGTCGCGGGCTGCGAAGAAGACGCTGGCATGATCGACTTTAAGCATGGTCCGCTCGCAAGTTCGATGCCGGCGCGACAACAGTCGCGCCGGGCATCGGGGAGGATCAGTTGCTGACGCTACTAAGCGCGTCCGCGGTGACGAAGGCGCCGTAATTTGCCAGCACGTCGGACACCTTGCCCTGGCCCTTCAGGAACGATGCGGTGTCCTGGAGGATCTTGGCAGCACCCGCCTTTTCGCCGCCGCCGAGCCAGGCATCCGATGCCTGGACCGCGGGCGTCAGCAGCGTCAGGTTCTTCAAGGCCGAGGCCTGCTGCTCGGGCGTTCCGCCGAGAAGTTTGGAGAGCGACTTGGCGTTGTCGCTGTCGGGACCCCAGGCGGCTTTGTCTGAGGCGAAGGACGCGTAGTATTTGTTGATGACCGAGGCGAAGCCCTTCAGGAATTCCGGATTGTCGGTCGCGAACTTCGAGGTGGCGACCCAGGCGGAGAATGTCGGCGCACCCTTGTCCGCCACGTCCTTGGAGGTCACCAGAACCTTTCCGTTCTTCTTGAGTTCGGTGAGCGCCGGATCCCAGACGAAGCCGCCGTCGATATCGCCGCGGTTATAGCTCGCGACGATTTCCGGCTGCGGGATTGCGAAGACCTGAACGTCCTTCTCGGTCAGGCCCAGGGATTTGATCAGCGCCAGAAGCTGATAGTGGTCCGTGGAGACAGGCGCGGCGGCGAGCTTCTTGCCCTTCAGATCGTTCAGGCTTTCGATGCCCGAGCCGTTCCGGACGACGAGAGCCTCGTCGATGCCGGAGATGGAGGCGAGGTAGAAGGCCTTGACCTCAAGCCCGCGCGATACCGCAGCCGCAAACGGGCTGGAGCCGACATAGCCGACCTGAACGTCGCCCGAGGCAATGGCCGCAAAGATTTCGGCGCCGGAATTGAACCTGCGGAAGTCGATGTCGTATCCTGTGCCCTTGGCGAATTCGCCGTTGGCGATCGCCACCGAAGACGGCAGGGCGTCGGTTTGATAGCCGACGACGACCTTCTTGTCCGCCGCTTCAGCAGCAATTGCCGTTGCAAGAGTACCGACGCCGATGGCGATTGCGGCAACCAAATTTCTGAAATTCATCTTGAGCCCCTTTGTTCGAGGGCCACCCGGCCCCTTGATCTCACCTTCAAAAGGGTAAGGGTTGAGAAGGGGCTGGCGGGAGAAATAACAAACTATATTTATAGACTATGGAGATAATTGTTTTCGTGATTCTGCCGCTTGTTCGATCCGCCGGACCGGCGAGCGACGTCAGGGCTCGAAAGACGAAATATTGCCAGGCTTCAGGGAGAATGCTTTGATATACGATGTTATCGTGGTCGGTTCCGGTTTTTCAGCGATCGCTGTGACCTGCAATCTCATCGAGCAGCTTCCCGTTTCGGCGACGGTTGCCGTCGTCGGTGACGATCCGGGTTTCGGGCGCGGAACGGCATACCGGACGGAGCTCTATCTCCATCGCCTCAACGTTCCCGCAGGCCGCATGAGCCTGTTGCCCCATCATCCTGACGATTTCGTCGACTGGCTGAAAAGCCGTGGACGCCTGACGCAGGCAGGCGATTTCGCCTCGCGCGGCGATTACGGTCTTTATGTCAGGGACACGCTTGCGCGGCTGCTTCGAAAGCGGGACGGCCGTTGCCGGGTCGATTTCATCAAGGCCAAGGCGGCGGGATGCGTGGAACGCTACAAGACTACGCTCGCCTTCCAACTCGGCAACGGCGACGAGATTGCCGGGAAGAATGTCGTGCTGTGCCTTGGCGTCGGAAATGCCAATCTTCCGGTCGATCCGGCTGGCGTCCCATCATCTCTGCGATCGCGGATCATCGACAATCCGTGGCGGCTCTCGTGGCTGAGGCGCGTCGCACCGTCTGATGCAGTCTGCATCCTCGGCTCCGGCTTGACGATGATCGATCAGGTTCTCGCCCTTCGCGCCCATGGCCATAGAGGCAGAATCGACGTGCTTTCGCGGCGCGGCCTGGCGCCGCTCGGCCATGCGAGGACGCCGCCAGCGGCTCTGCCGATCGACGTTCACACACTTCCCGGCACGGTCAGCGTTATCTTGAAGGCCCTGCGGGAAAAGAGCAGGGCGGCCGTCGATTGGCGCGGCGTGATGGACGGCCTCAGGCCGGTCACACAGGCCCTCTGGCAGCGGCTTTCGAGCGAGGAGCGGGCGCGTTTCCTGCGGCATGCGCTTCCCTGGTGGAACATCCACCGTCACCGGGTCGCGCCCGAAGTGTTCGCCGGGTTCGAGAAACTGGTTTTGGAAGGAACCGTTCGCTTCCATGCAGGCTTCCTGAGAACGCTAGGCGCTCGGGAAGACGGGCTCGTCGCCGGCTACAGGGTCCGAGCCAGGCGTGAGATCGCCGAGATCAGGGCGGACTGGCTGGTCAACTGCACGGGAATGGAGCGCGCCGGGATCAGCCATTCGCCGCTTTTGAAGGAGATGAGCCGGCTTCAACTGATCGTTCCCGATCCCCTTGGGCTTGGCATCCAGGTGGATGCGGCTTCCGAGGTGATGGCTCCGTCTAGGATCTCGCCCGCCCGGCTGTTTGCCGTCGGCGCCTTGACCGCGGGGCAATTCTGGGAGATCACCGCCGTCCCTGATATCCGGGTGCAGGCGAAGGCGGTGGTCAATGAGATCGTCAGGGCAAGGCCTAATTCCGACGCATAGGCCGACGATCTGCGGATCGACACGGTGCTGTTGAATTGCTCGCCGCCGGCAGCTACAGTATTTGGTAGGCCATAATACGATTCCTGAATTCGGCTGCCGCACCGGAACTTGAGCGTGCGGCGTCAATCCAACACTGAGGTACAGCATGAGCGGTGCTCTGAAGGACGCAACAATCAGGGTAGAGCGTCCTGCGAAGACATTGCGGGAATTGGCCCTCGACAAGGTCCGCGAGGCCATCGTCAACGGATACTTCCGCCCCGGAGACCGCCTTGTCGAGCGCGACCTCTGCGCCCAGCTCGGCGTCAGCCGGACGGTCGTGCGTGAGGTTCTGAGACATCTGGAATCGGAAGGGCTCGTCGCCAATCTGCCGAACAAGGGACCGATCGTCGCCCTGCTGGATATCGAGGAAGCCAAACAGATCTATGAGATCCGTGGTGCGCTCGAAGGCATGGCGGCGCGGCTGTGTGCGGAGCGTGGCAGCCCCGAGATCGTCGCTGCGCTCGAAGAATCCCTGACCGCAATCCGCAACAGCTATCGCGACAGCGACATGGCGGCTGTGCTTGCCAATACCTCTTCCTTCTATCAAACGCTGTTCACCAGGGTTGACAGGCATGTCGCCTGGGGCGTCGTCAACCTCCTCACCGTGCGCATAAACCACCTGCGCTCGATGACGATCAAGACGGAACGGCGTAGCATCGAAGGGCCGCTGCAGATGTCTAAGATCATCGACGCGATCCGCCGCGGCGACGGCGAGGGCGCCCAGCGGGCGGCGATGGATCATGTCGCGGCCGCCAGCGCAATTGCCGAAGCGGTCCTGTCCGCCCAGAAGACTGCCGAATAGGACGCAGCGCCGCGCGGTTTTCAAGACGGTCGCCCTCCTGCTACTAACTCTAAGTGTTGCATCCCTTCGCGCGCACCTGTCTTCACTGGAAGACGGCCAGCATGGCGTTGTCGCATCGACATTTGTCGACGCCTCTTCCGCATTCGCAAGCACGTTCCGCGGAATGAGGAGAATTCAAACTCCAAGCTTGACACCCAACTTTGCTCGATGTGATGGTATGCCATAATCAACAATATATAAGGCGGTATCATATGGTCTGGGATGATTTTGACGTTCTGACGTGTCGCGTCGCTGCAGGCCACCGTTGCGCCGTCCGGCTCCTGACAAAAAGCTGAATGAACAAAGCGCTTCCGGGCATTGGAGCGCATACGCGCCAAATTCGCGATTTCTCGGACTTTATTGCGTCTTCGCCGAAACCAAGTTGACACTCGCATATTATGGTATACCATAATACGAAATTGAGAGATGAGGTGTTCGATGGCCATTCAAATTCGCAAGACGGGACTGCAGATCGAAACGACATTGATCGAAGGCGGCAAGGCCGCGGCGGTTCCGCTGAAACTGTTTACCGCC contains the following coding sequences:
- a CDS encoding ABC transporter substrate-binding protein, with protein sequence MAFTDRVRLLIAGAVTIGAIGIGSAQAQQKFDLSPEQPNRLRVEKNEKRIDEVKGFKFVENGIFTVGISSSGNLPLHDYASDSKTVIGYDVDLAQAIADSLGLKLELVSVAWADWPLGLTSGKFDAVISNVTVTEERKQKFDFSTYRKDELGFYVKADSPITALKQPKDVAGLKVITDAGTNQEKILLEWDRQNVAAGLKPIEVQYYDDDAVKDLAVQSGRADAVFSVNATQAYAAGINGKTKLVGTVSGGWPITAEIAVTTRKGSGLAAPLTDVVNDLIASGAYKKILDSWNLGPEAIDQAKTNPPGLPKSGT
- a CDS encoding ABC transporter substrate-binding protein; the encoded protein is MTIFSTIRALLLAALTSALVGFGVAHSADDFDLSPQQPDRLHAARNEAAIDAIPREFKFVTPGKFTIAVSPGGPPLATYATDAKTVVGSDPDYAYAIADSLGLTLEIVPVAWIDWPLGLTSGKYDAVISNVGVTEQRKEKFDFSTYRQGLHGFFVKSDSPVISIKEPRDAAGLRIIVGAGTNQERILLKWSDEDVAAGLKPIELQYYDDEAASLLALRSGRADVIVQPHAQLVFIAARDKNIKRVGTLSAGWPDRSDVAITTRKGSGLADALTIATNGLIKDGTYAKILEHWHLSEEALPGSETNPPGLSKY
- a CDS encoding LLM class flavin-dependent oxidoreductase; its protein translation is MSRGNISISHIGFLTPGNYTADDPLSGLEQTLQQLQYGEELCFDSAWVRQRHLEPGISSASAFLAAATQRTSRIELGTAVIPIGYESPYRLAEDLATVDVLSRGRLNIGVSAGRPLHAELIAPLTFDGDWTRYDFSHDRVLRFADNLRGEYLGDEQTFIKTPFGQQRPRLQPYAKGLIDRIWYGGGSQRSAEWAGRNGFNLLTGNLITGEGTDDFFVAQSRLIKTHRAAGTARRVALGRVIVPFDNADAATRRRYRDYAEGRHERTLSPQGERRTLFARDIVGTSEEILEQLFADPILPDVSELRLELPYEFEHEEYRQILHDFVTTIAPELGWKAQPEIRVAS
- a CDS encoding 2-hydroxychromene-2-carboxylate isomerase, encoding MTRTIQYFFSIGSPWSHIGFDAFTELAAENDVVITPYLTTVVEENGGIFSRNRPEIRRAYWTRDLKRWARVRGRDLRLEHRPELSDPTPASLFVIAAYLDGQDWIGVTKALQHAFWSEARDIGKPDVREAIVAAAGFDGAALLRRQADDDVQNKWSADRAHARDSGVFGFPTYVYDGEIYWGQDNLPFLERHLRGDRP
- the msuE gene encoding FMN reductase; translated protein: MSGFKLVGIAGSFNRPSKTLALVRHIADRASLRYGFTSKTYDLHDLGPSLGRALWRKDLDEQARRVVDEIVKADALIIGSPTYKGSYPGLFKHLIDLIDPQELRGKPVIITATGGGDRHALMVEHQLRPLFGFFMSHTLPAAVYASDRDFADYAVSSEALSSRISEVIGELAAFFPEARPVIAAAK
- a CDS encoding RBBP9/YdeN family alpha/beta hydrolase; this translates as MSQVIILPGLFGSGEGHWQQHWLQDQPGSLYVVQEDWDHPNLDNWLPRLESALEEAGEAYLVAHSLGCLLAARLAGRSAARRVKGALLVAPCDLSVTEILHPGHIAFGGMPTAPLPFPSIVVGSMNDAYMTVDRLALFGRLWKAETRNIGLAGHINIASGFGRWRTGYRLLETLKTRAGDRSRNVFARPAFAM
- a CDS encoding gamma-glutamylcyclotransferase; this translates as MSDITEHRQVMMRLNEVRMLGTTRMALTDELVSLSLRAELDPGPEPQRTPLTEAELEIFARRLLHESDGAPLWVFAYGSLIWKPDFDAVEWQRGAARGWHRSFCLKMTRWRGTRTQPGLMMALDRGGRCNGILFRLADDDRLGQIRRLIRREVGTIEDAATVRWIPVETAHGFVRALVFWAGPKGERVSRKLPLEAVARVLARACGHMGSCAEYLYLTVKHLEERGIRDRNLWRLQELVADELLSIHGLNGLTESP
- a CDS encoding ABC transporter permease subunit, which encodes MSDIVQTSPVAVQREDRKVKLVKMASFGAGEKSTVVISIATALAILLLWWFVSALGVVPHLFLPRPDEVLTQIGAIYRDGYAGASLSEHVFASLFRIVVAAFIAVSAGIPLGLLMGLNRWAKGVLDAPIEFYWPLPPLSYLPLMIIWLGIGETSKITLLVLAMFAPICLSAQAGVRALPIERVNAARSLGASRLQLFIDIVLPSALPEILTGIRIALGVGWGTLVAAELIASTRGIGFMIMSASQFLATDVVFVGIGIIAICAFTFSAAIRFLEAFLVPWKGKL
- a CDS encoding taurine ABC transporter ATP-binding protein is translated as MLKVDHASVFFAARDGRTVVALGASGCGKSTLLNAIAGFLPLSDGRITLDGRAVERPGADRGVVFQKDALLPWKSVADNVALGLKFAGVNRKERQTRTLELLRLVGLDEFANAFPYELSGGMRQRVGIARALATNPDILLMDEPFGALDSLTREQMQELLVSIWNKTAKKVFFITHSIEEALFLGTQVLVMSPRPGRVVARFDLDFIRRFAETGDARSIKASPQFAELREEIRAILHSSEDLRSAA
- the tauA gene encoding taurine ABC transporter substrate-binding protein; its protein translation is MNFRNLVAAIAIGVGTLATAIAAEAADKKVVVGYQTDALPSSVAIANGEFAKGTGYDIDFRRFNSGAEIFAAIASGDVQVGYVGSSPFAAAVSRGLEVKAFYLASISGIDEALVVRNGSGIESLNDLKGKKLAAAPVSTDHYQLLALIKSLGLTEKDVQVFAIPQPEIVASYNRGDIDGGFVWDPALTELKKNGKVLVTSKDVADKGAPTFSAWVATSKFATDNPEFLKGFASVINKYYASFASDKAAWGPDSDNAKSLSKLLGGTPEQQASALKNLTLLTPAVQASDAWLGGGEKAGAAKILQDTASFLKGQGKVSDVLANYGAFVTADALSSVSN